One genomic window of Salmo salar chromosome ssa12, Ssal_v3.1, whole genome shotgun sequence includes the following:
- the LOC106565908 gene encoding transcription factor HES-4-A-like codes for MIYSKNHLTLTNKLRKPVVEKHRSYQQQPFLGPEILNQQPVSKLEKATILELTVCFLRQQQYQPVSSSSCSVPVNQGCSRCVQEIVHFLSKDEVKKQSQRRLLSNFQSLQPSSDKNRMESDLPQLSSPTQHSISKD; via the exons ATGATCTACTCTAAGAACCACCTGACTCTGACCAACAAG CTAAGAAAGCCTGTGGTGGAGAAGCATAGATCGTATCAACAGCAGCCTTTCCTGGGTCCAGAGATCCTCAATCAGCAGCCCGTCTCCAAGCTGGAGAAAGCAACCATCCTGGAGCTGACAGTTTGCTTCCTGAGACAACAACAGTACCAGCCAGTGAGCTCCTCCTCCTGTTCAGTACCTGTCAATCAGGGTTGCTCCAGATGTGTCCAAGAGATTGTGCACTTCCTGTCCAAGGATGAGGTGAAGAAACAGTCCCAGAGAAGACTGCTGAGCAACTTCCAGAGCCTGCAGCCATCCTCTGATAAGAACAGAATGGAGAGTGACCTGCCTCAGCTCAGCTCCCCAACCCAGCACAGCATCAGCAAAGACTAG
- the LOC106565955 gene encoding transcription factor HES-5-like: MFSTQRPLQHRDPAMAPSITSAMIYSKNHLTLTNKLRKPVVEKLRRDRINSSLEKLKSLLGPEILNQQPDSKLDKADILEMTVCFLKRQQQYQPLSSSSCSAPDNQGYSRCVQEIVHFLSKDEVKTHSQRRLLIHFQSLQPSSDKNRRESDLLQLSTPAQHSMSKEKGPVNRALWRPW; the protein is encoded by the exons ATGTTTTCTACACAGAGGCCTTTACAGCACAGAGATCCAGCCATGGCACCTTCAATCACTTCAGCAATGATCTACTCTAAGAATCACCTGACTCTGACCAACAAG CTAAGAAAGCCAGTGGTGGAGAAGTTACGCAGAGATCGTATCAACAGCAGCCTTGAGAAGCTCAAGTCTCTCCTGGGTCCAGAGATCCTCAATCAGCAGCCTGACTCCAAGCTGGATAAAGCCGACATCCTAGAGATGACAGTTTGCTTCCTGAAACGACAGCAACAGTATCAACCACTGAGCTCCTCCTCCTGCTCAGCACCTGACAATCAGGGTTACTCCAGGTGTGTCCAAGAGATTGTGCACTTCCTGTCCAAGGATGAGGTGAAGACACACTCCCAGAGAAGACTGCTGATCCACTTCCAGAGCCTGCAGCCATCCTCTGAtaagaacaggagggagagtgaCCTGCTTCAGTTGAGCACCCCAGCCCAGCACAGCATGAGCAAAGAGAAGGGTCCAGTCAACAGGGCCCTATGGAGGCCCTGGTAG